The Kineothrix sp. IPX-CK genomic interval GGGCGTTCCAAATACCTTGAAATATCCCGTAGCCATAGGCTGGAAATAAGTAGTCATTCCCGTCCGCGGATGTTGGGAAGAAAGAATCGTGTTAATGAACGATCTCTCATAATAATCTGCATATTTTTTCTCTCCCGTAATCTGGAACAGCAGCTTTGAAAGCTTCAGCATATTGTATGTATTGCATGTCTCGCAATTACAAGCCGTTCTCTCGTCGTCCAGTATATCCGGTTCTCCGAAATGCTCCCATTCACTGTTTCCGCCGGTGATATAAGTATGATGCTCAGTCACTGTCCGGTAAAAGTTCTCGGCAGCGCGCAAATAAAAGCTTTCCTTATCCTCCTGCGCTCCGTTTCCAAAGGCGATATAGCGCTTTAATCCACCTATTAGCTTTGGAATAGTAGCGTTGGCATGCAGTCCGTTTAAAACATCCCTGTTCTCGTACATTGCTTGAAAAAGCGGCATTTCATCAAACTGGTGCGCTGCCTGAGCAAACCTCTCGTCTCCCGTCTCCATATATAAATCGTAAAGACAGTCGTTCATTCCTCCGTATTCCACATCCAAAACTACTGTTCTTGTCTCTTCGCTCCAAGCGCAGCACCTGCGATATATCCAGAGTCCGAGTGATGTCATTATCTCATATGCCATGTTGCTTCCCGTAAAACGGTAGGCAGATATAAGCCCTTCCATCACCTTATGCATGGTATACCATGGTACCCAAACGGGTCTTTTACTTTCTACTCTATCGAACAGCTCACTGGGAGAAGCGAACAGATAACCGTCCTCGTGCTGGCTCTTCTTCAGCTCCGAGAGGATATATTCTATTTTCCGAAGGAATATCTCATCCTTCGTCTCTCCGTATGCCTGCGAAATAGCCGTCAAATAATGTCCCAGCGTGTGCCCCTGGATCTCCGTACTCTCCCATCCGGGATAGCGTCCGGTCTTGGCCGCAATACCTCCGGTCTCCAGAAATCCGGAAAGCAGCTTATCTACATCCAATTCATTCAAATACTTTAGCTCCAACCGGAAAGCATTTTCCAAAAAAGGATCTGTGATTCTGACGCTGCCATACTCAAGCTCCTTATACCGAATCACTCTACTTCGTTTTCCCATTTTGTCAGTTTTCATATTCTTATGAATTCTCCTGTCCCTTTTGTTATGTTCTACGGGCCAAATATAGCATCATATAAGAGAAAGTAAAATATCATACTGCTTTATAAAGTGTAAAATTGTAATATATTTCTTTTTGACACTACTATATTCTGTGATTTTTACACTTTTTCTAACTTTTATGTACATTATGACTATATATCTTTACTTTTATCAAAAATTATTATATAATATTTTTAATTAAATGCATCTTAAAGACACATATTTACACTTGAAAATATGTTATAAAGTTCATTTAGGTGTCATTTCGTTTGGTAATAAGTATCTCAAGGTGAGAAAGGGTGTGATTTTTCTATGTATGTATACGAATTTTATATTGAACATCCGATGAATTATGTCATGACTGGAAAGTTTGAAGCGCCTTCCCCTAACTGGGTGCATGAGGATTTTCCTCTGACGGACTATGAGTTATTTGTGGTTACAAAGGATACCTTGTACATTTCCTATAACGGGGAGCCATTTACTATAAATGAAGGAGAGTTTCTTCTGCTTCCTCCCCTTCCTCCTCCGAACAACCGCAGAAAGGGCATTCGACCTTCCCATTGCAGCTTCTATTGGCTTCATTTTTCCATAGACCATGAGGTGGCCCTGAGTGCCATTCCCAACTCCAGGCATACGGCTTATCCTTATACCGTTCCTCAATACACCATCGCTATTCCGCGCCAGGGAAAGATTCCTCATGCGGAAAAGATCGTGGTGCTCATGAAGCAGCTTCAGGACGCTATTCGCAGCAACTATGACAGTACTACCGCTAACTATCTTTCTACTACTATTCTTTGCGAACTTTACAGCCAGTTCTATCGGGAAAATAATGTCAGTCAGCGCTCGAAGCGAACCCAGAAGCAGATGTACTATGATATTATCGATTATGTGAAGTCAAATACAGACAAGAATCTGAAGGTGGCAGATGTGGCCGCTCATTTTTGCTATAACGAAAAATACCTCTCCCATCTGTTCAGCAATATAGCAGGTATACCGCTCAAGCAGTTTATCCTGAACGTAAAAATGGATGCCGCCAACTTCATGCTGACGGATACAAATGCTTCCATCAGTGAAATTGCGGCATCCTTGGGGTTTACGGACAGCCATAACTTTGCCAAAGCCTATAAGAAAATTGCAGGACTCACTCCTACAGAGTATCGCAACGCATTTTTCAAACGGTTGTTATATCATGTTTAAAGCTGTACTATTCTCGCTTTTATTTTGTCGACGAACGT includes:
- a CDS encoding helix-turn-helix transcriptional regulator codes for the protein MYVYEFYIEHPMNYVMTGKFEAPSPNWVHEDFPLTDYELFVVTKDTLYISYNGEPFTINEGEFLLLPPLPPPNNRRKGIRPSHCSFYWLHFSIDHEVALSAIPNSRHTAYPYTVPQYTIAIPRQGKIPHAEKIVVLMKQLQDAIRSNYDSTTANYLSTTILCELYSQFYRENNVSQRSKRTQKQMYYDIIDYVKSNTDKNLKVADVAAHFCYNEKYLSHLFSNIAGIPLKQFILNVKMDAANFMLTDTNASISEIAASLGFTDSHNFAKAYKKIAGLTPTEYRNAFFKRLLYHV